The proteins below are encoded in one region of Alosa sapidissima isolate fAloSap1 chromosome 24, fAloSap1.pri, whole genome shotgun sequence:
- the LOC121700423 gene encoding zinc finger protein 135-like isoform X2, with protein MKRLSVVLVDCCRPQGPRGTDMQEQTDGDDAEQPETKPVSLAQMKRLSVVLVDCCRPQGQRDKSMQTNGDAEQPETIVERIANGKSFKRGSDLNPHQTTHSGQKPYRCTTCGKGFKTSRNLTVHQRIHTGERPYHCSECGRTFTQAGNLKTHLMIHTGQKPYQCGKYFRALHSLTLHQRTHTGVRPYHCSDCGKTFTHVGGLKTHLMIHTGEKPYRCATCGKYFRSSSALTVHQRTHIGGKPYLCAECGKSFRSSSQLTLHQRMHTGEKLYKCSGCGKIFNHAGKLNVHQKIHTGEKSYHCATCGKSFITNAALIRHLRTHTGEKPYQCTDCDKTFTSASYLKSHQKIHTGVEEEKSHHCSEYGKTFIHASNLKTHQKIHTGEKPYHCSDCGKTFTQLAHLKRHQRIHTR; from the exons ATGAAGAGGCTCTCAGTGGTGCTGGTGGACTGCTGTAGACCACAAGGACCGCGAGGGACGGACATGCAGGAGCAGACCGACGGAGATGATGCAGAACAGCCCGAGACCA AGCCAGTGTCGCTGGCCCAGATGAAGAGGCTCTCAGTGGTGCTGGTGGACTGCTGTAGACCACAAGGACAGCGAGACAAGAGCATGCAGACCAATGGAGATGCAGAACAGCCTGAGACCA TTGTTGAAAGGATCGCAAATGGGAAGAGTTTCAAGAGGGGGTCAGATCTTAACCCACATCAGACAACACATAGTGGACAAAAGCCATATCGGTGTACTACATGTGGGAAAGGTTTCAAAACCAGCAGAAACCTCACTGTACATCAGAGAATACATACTGGAGAAAGGCCATATCACTGTTCAGAGTGTGGAAGGACTTTCACTCAAGCAGGTAACCTCAAGACACATCTGATGATCCATACTGGAcaaaagccatatcagtgtgGGAAGTATTTCAGAGCCCTTCATAGCCTCACTCTCCATCAAAGGACACATACTGGAGTAAGGCCATATCACTGTTCAGATTGTGGAAAGACTTTTACTCATGTAGGTGGTCTCAAGACACATCTGATGATCCATACTGGGGAAAAGCCATATCGGTGTGCTACATGTGGGAAGTATTTCAGATCAAGCTCAGCTCTTACTGTGCATCAGAGAACACATATTGGGGGAAAGCCATATCTGTGTGCGGAGTGTGGAAAGAGTTTTAGATCAAGCTCACAGCTTACTCTCCATCAGAGAATGCATACTGGAGAAAAGCTATATAAGTGTTCAGGGTGTGGAAAGATTTTTAATCATGCAGGTAAACTCAATGTACACCAGAAAATCCATACTGGTGAAAAGTCATATCATTGTgctacatgtgggaagagtttcatAACCAACGCTGCTCTTATCCGGCATCTGAGAacacatactggagaaaagccatatcagtgtacaGATTGTGATAAGACTTTTACTTCGGCTAGTTACCTCAAATCACACCAGAAGATCCATACTGGGGTAGAAGAGGAAAAGTCTCATCACTGTTCAGAGTATGGAAAGACTTTTATTCATGCAAGTAACCTCAAGACACATCAGAAAATCCATACTGGGGAAAAGCCATATCACTGTTCAGATTGTGGAAAGACTTTTACTCAGTTAGCTCATCTCAAGAGACACCAGAGAATCCATACTCGATAG
- the LOC121700423 gene encoding zinc finger protein 501-like isoform X1, producing the protein MTEPLPVKEIKEDEFDYFLHKHILASTLEDKTVLEPCCRTETQTSSTCREEEFTPVEMIEENNSDSGDHGHDDSSTTNPQSLAQMKRLSVVLVDCCRPQGPRGTDMQEQTDGDDSEQPKTKPASLAQMKRLSVVLDCCRPQGQRDKNMQTNGDAEQPETIVERIANGKSFKRGSDLNPHQTTHSGQKPYQCSTCGKGFKTSRNLTVHQRIHTGERPYHCSECGKTFAQAGNLKTHLRIHTGEKPYQCTRCGKSFRTNIELTFHQRTHTGERPYQCSVCDKTFAQLSNFKTHQKIHTGDKSHHCSDCGKTFTQVGNLKRHQRMHTGEKPYHCLVCGKTFTNAGSLKTHLMIHTGEKSYRCTACGKSFRTNRELTVHQRIHTGERPYQCSECDKTFVQLSTLKTHQKIHTGAKSHRCSECGKTFTLLDILKAHLMTHTGEKPYPCSDCGKTFARSGILKAHQRIHTR; encoded by the exons ATGACAGAACCACTACCAGTGAAGGAGATCAAAGAAGATGAGTTTGACTATTTCCTCCACAAACATATTTTGGCCAGTACATTGGAAGATAAGACTGTATTGGAACCTTGTTGTAGGACTGAGACACAAACATCATCTACCTGCAGAGAAGAGGAATTCACACCAGTGGAAATGATCGAGGAAAACAATTCTGATTCTGGAGATCATGGCCATGATGACTCCTCTACTACAA ACCCCCAGTCTCTGGCCCAGATGAAGAGGCTCTCAGTGGTGCTGGTGGACTGCTGTAGACCACAAGGACCGCGAGGGACGGACATGCAGGAGCAGACCGACGGAGATGATTCAGAACAGCCCAAGACCA AGCCCGCATCTCTGGCCCAGATGAAGAGGCTATCAGTGGTGCTGGATTGCTGTAGACCACAAGGACAGCGAGACAAGAACATGCAGACCAATGGAGATGCAGAACAGCCTGAGACCA TTGTTGAAAGGATCGCAAATGGGAAGAGTTTCAAGAGGGGGTCAGATCTTAACCCACATCAAACAACACATAGTGGAcaaaagccatatcagtgttcTACATGTGGGAAGGGTTTCAAAACCAGCAGAAACCTCACTGTACATCAGAGAATACATACTGGAGAAAGGCCATATCACTGTTCAGAGTGTGGAAAGACTTTTGCTCAAGCAGGTAACCTCAAGACACATCTGAGGATCCATACTGgggaaaagccatatcagtgtactAGATGTGGAAAGAGTTTCAGAACCAACATAGAGCTCACTTTCCATCAGAGAACACACACTGGAGAAAGGCCATAtcagtgttcagtgtgtgataaGACTTTTGCTCAGTTGTCTAATTTCAAGACACACCAGAAAATCCACACTGGGGACAAGTCTCATCACTGTTCAGATTGTGGAAAGACTTTCACTCAGGTGGGTAATCTCAAGAGACACCAGAGGATgcatactggagaaaagccatatcacTGTTTAGTGTGTGGAAAGACTTTTACCAATGCAGGTAGTCTCAAGACACATCTGATGATCCATACTGGGGAAAAGTCATATCGGTGTACTgcatgtgggaagagtttcagaaCCAACAGAGAGCTCACTGTCCATCAGAGAATACATACTGGAGAAAGGCCATATCAGTGTTCAGAGTGTGATAAGACTTTTGTTCAGTTGTCTACTTTAAAGACACACCAGAAAATCCATACTGGGGCAAAGTCTCATCGCTGTTCAGAGTGTGGAAAAACTTTTACTCTGTTGGATATTCTCAAGGCACACCTGATGACgcatactggagaaaagccatatcCCTGTTCAGATTGTGGAAAGACTTTTGCTCGGTCGGGTATTCTCAAGGCACACCAGAGAATCCATACACGGTAG